A genome region from Bacteroidetes Order II. bacterium includes the following:
- the raiA gene encoding ribosome-associated translation inhibitor RaiA has product MRTQISSRQFKATETLKQYAEEKLKKLSQFYPDIIEIKVIFEHLKDTSVNTADVVLSIPGGTLTSTVTADKHELALDECVENLKRQLIKIKEKRNNRRVSPPSIVEAEPELEMEDE; this is encoded by the coding sequence ATGAGAACCCAAATTTCCTCTCGGCAATTCAAAGCAACCGAAACCCTCAAACAATATGCGGAGGAAAAGCTAAAAAAACTCTCCCAGTTTTATCCAGATATTATAGAAATAAAAGTCATTTTTGAACACCTGAAAGATACCAGTGTCAATACTGCGGATGTGGTATTGAGCATTCCGGGCGGAACCCTCACTTCGACGGTAACAGCAGATAAGCATGAATTGGCTTTAGATGAATGTGTGGAAAACCTAAAACGCCAATTGATTAAAATAAAGGAAAAAAGAAATAATCGCCGCGTTTCACCCCCGTCCATCGTCGAGGCAGAACCTGAATTGGAAATGGAAGACGAATAA